One stretch of Enterobacter sp. RHBSTW-00994 DNA includes these proteins:
- a CDS encoding ABC transporter ATP-binding protein: protein MIELSVDDLHLTYGDNPVLKGVSMNLKRGEVVSLLGPSGSGKTTLLRAVAGLEKPTQGSIVIGKNKVYDGTPRSEIPAEERNLGLVFQSYALWPHKTVFENVAYPLKLRKVAAKEIEQRVQGVLDQLGLGHLGKRHPHQLSGGQQQRVAIGRALVYNPPVILLDEPLSNLDAKLREEARVFLRELIIKLGLSALMVTHDQNEAMSISDRILLLNNGKIEQQGTPQEMYGSPKTLFTAEFMGSNNRLHGKVTEVRDGKARIEGRGWVLRGQAGEGVKAGQDATAVIRVERVELVGEPGENQLELPLLTSMYLGDRWEYLFRTSEDDFVIRAYGKEIRDPQHCRLSLPEKHVWIFPKS, encoded by the coding sequence ATGATTGAATTATCGGTCGACGATCTGCACTTAACCTACGGCGATAACCCGGTGTTAAAAGGCGTTTCTATGAATCTGAAGCGCGGGGAAGTTGTCTCCTTACTTGGCCCATCAGGCAGCGGTAAAACTACACTGCTGCGCGCCGTGGCCGGTCTGGAAAAACCTACTCAGGGTTCGATTGTTATTGGCAAAAATAAGGTCTACGACGGCACGCCACGCAGTGAGATCCCAGCGGAAGAGCGTAACCTGGGACTGGTGTTCCAGTCTTATGCGCTCTGGCCGCACAAAACCGTGTTTGAGAATGTGGCCTATCCGCTGAAACTGCGAAAAGTCGCCGCGAAAGAAATCGAACAACGGGTTCAGGGGGTGCTGGATCAACTGGGTCTTGGTCATCTTGGCAAACGCCACCCCCACCAGCTTTCTGGGGGGCAGCAACAGCGTGTAGCAATTGGTCGGGCGCTGGTCTATAACCCGCCGGTGATCCTGCTGGATGAGCCGCTGTCTAACCTTGATGCAAAACTGCGTGAAGAAGCCCGCGTGTTCCTGCGCGAGCTGATCATCAAACTGGGGTTGTCCGCACTCATGGTCACACACGACCAAAATGAGGCCATGTCGATTTCTGACCGTATTCTGCTGCTCAACAATGGCAAGATTGAACAGCAAGGTACGCCACAGGAGATGTACGGTTCACCGAAAACCCTGTTTACGGCAGAATTTATGGGGAGCAATAACCGCCTGCACGGTAAAGTCACTGAAGTACGCGATGGCAAAGCGCGCATCGAAGGGCGTGGCTGGGTGCTGAGGGGACAGGCGGGTGAAGGTGTGAAAGCGGGTCAGGACGCAACTGCGGTGATCCGTGTTGAGCGGGTGGAGCTCGTGGGTGAGCCGGGTGAAAACCAGCTTGAATTACCGCTGCTCACCAGCATGTATCTTGGCGATCGCTGGGAATATCTGTTCCGAACGTCAGAAGATGATTTTGTCATTCGGGCCTACGGCAAGGAGATTCGCGATCCACAGCATTGCCGCTTGTCGTTACCTGAAAAGCATGTCTGGATCTTCCCGAAATCCTGA
- a CDS encoding iron ABC transporter permease, with amino-acid sequence MNALHRKWQSLPRGIVVLITALVIYIPLSFIVIQSFLSAPFFSPAKAWSFESFEFIFTDPDFYKALKSGFILAFGLVAIAIPLGGILAFLMVRTDLPGRRLIEPLILVPIFVSPMVLGFGYVVAAGPVGFLSLWAQALIGFVPWNIYDMSSIVVIAGLTHVPHAYLYISSALRSVGSDVEEAARIAGASPLQVMTAVSLPMVRPSILYAVVLLFFLGLEVFGLMLVLGDPEGNMVLATYLYQLTNKLGTPSYHLMAAVAVVLICITIPLVMLQRRLMRTANRFVTVKGKASQARALPLGKWRWVAGAVVAFWLTVTIGVPLLGVVLRAFISNWGVGVSLWDELSLSTFRTIWAQPNLLRAIVNSMAIGVFGGALAVACYLFVGIAMHRKPDNTTRFLDYSVLVPRAVPGLLAGLAFLWVFLFLPMWLDNALKSGWLSGMPWSEWLRDNLVVWLRSLRSTIFSVWLAYTVVWMAYGLRLISSTLLQVGPELEEAARSTGATRGQITRHVTIPLSRYGLIGSWLLMFLIFEREYSTGVYLLSPGTETIGSMLVSLWAAGAIDIVAALSFINILLVVVGLGIALRFGVKLHD; translated from the coding sequence ATGAATGCATTACACCGAAAGTGGCAAAGCCTGCCGCGTGGCATCGTAGTGTTGATAACCGCTCTGGTTATCTACATTCCGCTGTCGTTCATCGTGATACAGAGTTTTTTATCTGCGCCGTTTTTTTCGCCAGCAAAAGCGTGGAGCTTCGAATCATTCGAATTTATCTTCACCGACCCGGATTTCTATAAGGCGCTCAAAAGCGGCTTTATCCTCGCCTTTGGCCTGGTGGCCATCGCCATCCCGCTTGGCGGAATACTGGCATTTTTGATGGTACGTACTGATTTACCCGGCAGACGTCTGATTGAACCGCTGATCCTTGTGCCCATCTTTGTGTCTCCTATGGTTCTGGGCTTTGGCTACGTTGTCGCGGCCGGTCCCGTCGGGTTCCTGTCGCTGTGGGCGCAGGCACTGATTGGGTTTGTTCCCTGGAACATTTACGACATGTCGAGCATCGTGGTCATCGCCGGACTGACGCATGTTCCGCATGCCTACCTTTATATCTCTTCGGCGCTGCGCAGCGTGGGCTCAGATGTTGAAGAAGCCGCGCGTATCGCCGGCGCCTCTCCGTTACAGGTGATGACCGCCGTCAGTTTACCGATGGTTCGCCCGTCCATTCTGTATGCCGTTGTACTGCTGTTTTTCCTCGGTCTGGAAGTGTTCGGGCTGATGCTGGTGTTGGGCGATCCGGAAGGCAATATGGTGCTGGCAACCTACCTTTACCAACTCACCAACAAACTCGGTACACCGTCCTATCACCTGATGGCTGCGGTCGCGGTGGTACTGATCTGCATCACCATTCCACTGGTCATGCTTCAACGTCGGCTGATGCGCACCGCCAACCGTTTTGTCACCGTCAAGGGTAAAGCCTCACAGGCTCGCGCCTTACCCCTCGGAAAATGGCGCTGGGTCGCGGGGGCGGTCGTGGCGTTCTGGTTGACCGTGACGATTGGCGTTCCTTTGCTGGGCGTCGTACTGCGTGCGTTTATCTCCAACTGGGGGGTTGGGGTGTCTCTCTGGGATGAACTTTCCCTGAGCACCTTCCGGACCATCTGGGCACAGCCAAACCTGCTGCGCGCCATTGTTAACTCCATGGCTATAGGGGTATTTGGCGGCGCACTGGCGGTCGCCTGCTATCTGTTTGTCGGTATTGCGATGCACCGTAAACCTGACAATACCACCCGTTTTCTCGATTACAGCGTTCTGGTTCCCCGCGCAGTTCCCGGCCTGCTCGCCGGGCTGGCATTTTTATGGGTCTTCCTGTTCCTGCCGATGTGGCTTGATAACGCGCTGAAGTCAGGTTGGTTATCCGGAATGCCCTGGTCTGAATGGCTGCGCGATAACCTGGTCGTCTGGTTGCGCTCGTTACGCAGCACCATTTTCAGCGTCTGGCTGGCCTACACCGTGGTGTGGATGGCATACGGGTTACGGCTTATCTCCTCAACGCTGTTGCAGGTCGGGCCTGAACTTGAAGAGGCGGCACGCAGCACTGGCGCGACACGGGGTCAAATTACCCGCCATGTCACCATTCCGTTATCACGCTATGGGCTTATTGGCTCGTGGTTACTGATGTTCCTGATATTTGAGCGTGAATATTCAACAGGGGTGTACCTGCTTTCCCCTGGAACAGAAACCATTGGGTCAATGCTGGTCTCTCTGTGGGCGGCCGGGGCGATTGATATCGTAGCTGCGCTCTCCTTTATTAACATCCTGCTGGTCGTGGTAGGTCTGGGTATTGCCCTTCGCTTTGGAGTCAAATTACATGATTGA
- a CDS encoding ABC transporter substrate-binding protein: protein MSNIFRISLITAAVLISSSAMSALPQGYPADYQKVVDAATKEGKVVVYSTTDTKAAGPLIEGFEKTYPGIKVEYNDMNSTELYNRFISEQASGGGSGDVVWSSSMDTGLKLATDYAQEYQSPEQGQLPKWAVWSNKAYGTTYEPVVFIYNKRLIPAGDVPDSHAALAKLIASQPDKFKSKVTTYDIEKSGLGFMLSVQDFKADPNYFKTLTDVAKGGLAVQSSTGTMMERVSSGENLIGFNILGSYAEARAKTDPSLGISYPKDYTLVLSRVSFISQQAQNSNAAKLWLDYVLSEKGQSILANQADIPSIRNDIDGKNDIDGMTKMLGNALKPIPVDESLLEYLQPKKRLDYIKQWREAAAK, encoded by the coding sequence ATGTCGAACATATTCCGCATCTCTCTGATTACCGCTGCTGTATTGATCTCTTCCTCTGCAATGTCTGCCTTACCGCAGGGCTACCCTGCTGACTATCAAAAAGTCGTGGATGCTGCGACTAAAGAAGGCAAAGTGGTGGTGTATTCCACTACCGATACCAAAGCTGCGGGTCCGCTGATCGAAGGCTTCGAAAAGACCTACCCAGGCATTAAAGTTGAATACAACGATATGAACAGCACTGAGCTGTACAACCGTTTTATCAGCGAACAAGCTTCCGGTGGCGGAAGTGGTGATGTGGTCTGGAGTTCATCGATGGACACAGGGCTGAAGCTGGCCACCGACTATGCGCAGGAATATCAGTCTCCTGAGCAAGGTCAGTTACCAAAATGGGCCGTCTGGAGTAATAAAGCCTACGGGACAACCTACGAACCCGTGGTCTTCATCTATAACAAACGTCTGATCCCGGCAGGTGACGTTCCTGATTCCCATGCAGCACTGGCGAAGCTTATCGCCAGCCAGCCAGACAAATTCAAGAGCAAAGTCACGACCTACGACATCGAAAAATCAGGTCTTGGATTTATGCTTTCTGTTCAGGATTTCAAAGCCGATCCCAACTACTTCAAAACGCTGACTGACGTTGCCAAAGGCGGCTTAGCGGTACAGTCCTCCACCGGGACGATGATGGAGCGCGTCTCATCCGGGGAGAACCTGATCGGTTTCAACATCCTGGGTTCTTACGCCGAAGCCCGTGCGAAAACCGATCCATCGCTGGGGATCTCTTATCCGAAGGATTACACCCTGGTCCTGTCACGCGTCTCCTTCATCAGCCAGCAGGCGCAAAACAGCAATGCCGCCAAACTGTGGCTGGACTATGTCCTTTCCGAAAAAGGGCAAAGTATTCTGGCGAATCAGGCGGATATTCCCTCTATTCGTAACGATATCGACGGTAAAAATGATATCGACGGCATGACCAAAATGCTGGGTAATGCGCTGAAACCGATTCCGGTTGATGAAAGCCTGCTGGAATACCTGCAGCCGAAAAAACGTCTGGATTACATCAAACAGTGGCGTGAAGCCGCGGCCAAATAG